The Syntrophobotulus glycolicus DSM 8271 DNA window GATTTTGTCGGCGATTTTTTTCCAGGCTAAATAATGGTAAGCATCTGTGCTGCAGATGACCCCGTCCAAATCAAAAATAATGGCTTGATAGTTAATTTGTTTCCCCTCTCTTTCCTTTGCTGATCAAGGGCAGTGCCGGTCTGGCGATCTCAAGGGTATTTTCCAGCAGGTACTCTTGCCCGTATACGGTGATTTTTTTGGCAGTCCCGTTTTCCAGTTTGAACGTGCACCGGTCTGCCGTCACACGAACCAGCAGCCTGCTGTCCTCAAAATGGATTTTAAAGCTGTAAGCGCTCCATTGGCGGGGCAGAACAGGGGCAAGGGAGATGCCCTGCTCTTTGAGGCGAAAACCGCCGAAGCCGTAGACAATGCTCATATAATTGCCGCCCATATTGGCAATATGGAGTCCGTCCGCGGTGTTGTGATGTTTGTCCTGCAGGTCTAAACAGGCAGAGTGCTGAAAGTATTCAAAGGCTTTGTCCACCATGCCCAGCCGGGCGGCGACAATACTGAAGATGCAATAAGAAAGGGAGGAATCATGGGTGGTGATTTTTTCATAGTAGTGGAAGGAATTGAGGATGGTTTCTTCATCCTGGGCGTCTTCCAGGATGAAATGGGCCATCAGGGTATCGGCCTGTTTGCAGACCTGGTGACGATACAGGTAAAGGGGATGATAATGCAGGAGCAAGGGAAAGCGGTCTCTGGGGAGCGTCTCGATCTCTAATCTGCTTTTTTGTAAAAAAGAGTCGTCCTGGGGATTGATTTTCAATTCTTCATCATAGGGCAGATACATCTGATCGGCGGCTTTTTGGAACTCCAGGAGCTCTTCTTCTCTTAAATCGATTTTTTCCCGGAGGAGGGTGAAAGAAGGGAAGGTTTTCAGCAAATGATAGATTTTCACGGCCCAGGACAGGTGGTAGCGGGCGATCACATTGGTGTAATAGTTGTTGTTGACCAGACAGGTATATTCATCCGGGCCGGTGACGTTATTAATATGGAATTTTCCCTGATAAAAGTTACCGGTCTCTATCCATAAGCGGGCGGTTTCGAAAATGATCTCGGCTCCTTTTTCCTGAATGAAGGCCAGGTCTTTGGTGGCGAGGTAGTAGGCAATGATGGAGTAGGCGATATCGCCGTTGATATGGTACTGGGCGGTTCCGGCCGGAAAGTAGCCGGAGCATTCTCTGCCCATAATGGTGCGCCAGGGATAGAGGGCCCCCCTGTCATGGCCCAGGATGCGGGCATTTTCTCTGGCCATATCCAGGGTCGCGTAACGGTACTCGATCAGGTTTTTGGACAGGGCGGGATTGGTAATGGTAAAAAAGGGCTGGGCATACATCTCGGAATCCCAGAAAAAGTGACCCTCGTAGCCGTCTCCGCTCAAGCCTTTGGGGGCAATATTGCTGAACCGGTCCTTGCCGACGGACTGGATCAGTTGATACAAGCTGTACTGGATGGCCTGGTTGAACTGGTCATTGCCCTCAATCTCGATCCGGCAGTAATTCCAGAACTCGGAGAGGTATTCTTCCTGTTTACGGTAGAGCTCCGGCAGGGAAACGGCCAGGGCTTTTTTCAGTTCCAGGCCGCTTTGTTTTTTGCAGGAGGGGTAGCGGATGGAATCACAAAAAACACAATACTTGATGAACCTGATTGTTTCGCCCCGGAGGGCGTGAGTTTTATATTTGCTTATGGCATGATTATGGTCATTAATGCTGAATTCCTGCCGGCTTTTTTGCAATAAGACGTTTTTTACGCAGCTGCACACTTCCAGACCGGACGTTGAAGTCACAGAGGTGATATAAGAAGCTCCGTCTTTGATCTCGCAGCTGAGAGGGGTCAGGTACTGATGGCCTTCATTGGCCAGGCGGGGGTCGTTGGGATTAATATAGTTGAGGACATTGCCGTTATGGCTGGATTCAATCAGGACTCTGCCGGAAAAGTTCAGGGGCAGCACTTCGTATTCAATGGTGAAAAGGGAGAGCTGCTCAAAGGAGGTCATCCGGGTAATGGTGATTTCCGCTTCTTTGCCCTGGGGTGACCGCCAGACCACATGTCTGACCGTAACCCCTTTATCCATATGGAGAGTCAATCTGCTGGACAGGACAGTACCGCTGAACATGCTGAACGGTTCACCATCCAGATAGAGCCTGATGGATTGGGTATCGGCGATATTTAACATGGTCTGTTTTTCTGTGACAAAGCCGAAAAGCTTTTCGGCCTGTTTCATGGGGGTGAAATCATAAAAGCCGTTAATGTACTGACTGCGCACATAATGGTATTGTTCCGGGTAGCCCTCTTCAAAATCGAAGCGGGCTCCGATATATCCGTTGGCATTATGAAAAAGAGCTTCATTCAGGGACAGGTGATACTGGTCCAGCTGGAGATGTTTGATTTC harbors:
- a CDS encoding glycoside hydrolase family 65 protein, giving the protein MSKKEAVYEIKHLQLDQYHLSLNEALFHNANGYIGARFDFEEGYPEQYHYVRSQYINGFYDFTPMKQAEKLFGFVTEKQTMLNIADTQSIRLYLDGEPFSMFSGTVLSSRLTLHMDKGVTVRHVVWRSPQGKEAEITITRMTSFEQLSLFTIEYEVLPLNFSGRVLIESSHNGNVLNYINPNDPRLANEGHQYLTPLSCEIKDGASYITSVTSTSGLEVCSCVKNVLLQKSRQEFSINDHNHAISKYKTHALRGETIRFIKYCVFCDSIRYPSCKKQSGLELKKALAVSLPELYRKQEEYLSEFWNYCRIEIEGNDQFNQAIQYSLYQLIQSVGKDRFSNIAPKGLSGDGYEGHFFWDSEMYAQPFFTITNPALSKNLIEYRYATLDMARENARILGHDRGALYPWRTIMGRECSGYFPAGTAQYHINGDIAYSIIAYYLATKDLAFIQEKGAEIIFETARLWIETGNFYQGKFHINNVTGPDEYTCLVNNNYYTNVIARYHLSWAVKIYHLLKTFPSFTLLREKIDLREEELLEFQKAADQMYLPYDEELKINPQDDSFLQKSRLEIETLPRDRFPLLLHYHPLYLYRHQVCKQADTLMAHFILEDAQDEETILNSFHYYEKITTHDSSLSYCIFSIVAARLGMVDKAFEYFQHSACLDLQDKHHNTADGLHIANMGGNYMSIVYGFGGFRLKEQGISLAPVLPRQWSAYSFKIHFEDSRLLVRVTADRCTFKLENGTAKKITVYGQEYLLENTLEIARPALPLISKGKRGETN